In the Malaclemys terrapin pileata isolate rMalTer1 chromosome 12, rMalTer1.hap1, whole genome shotgun sequence genome, one interval contains:
- the LOC128846712 gene encoding uncharacterized protein LOC128846712 isoform X2, with the protein MSSKNSAWCDVANESDFYSCSWEASFSHSHCSCKDLTGSDSESDRHSYIDTNDQYHSLGEERERSQTTNDLTEAFLVSGNNQTNKKNNGRDYLLLQGKKSQYSRSSQKEKAPKSIPPSTFNRSQTIDHPSASCSARVLQSRSALSSRKDLLSQSDRPQLFITEQPIQEPAVFTIKKAYIVNKLHQKHPPADSPPTSKCNKAVQASFTCRGEDPGECIVCECSKRSLLKEQRNRKLDKKKAAVFHNTESIANQDLSSGELVNGHLHCPLEAVTDIPVKPQTSKHWCLPISSSTLVISLALEAGYSVPSVSLAGAETKYSSSSKVRKVRGDASRPALAFKLREPELNQYFNKLRISIVPNPVHLDTDTRKQAIPFTGQVGLQQVPGPEANQPLETQTDSSDSDIPGAQIEQASSIFKPPSAKQFFVSSEDTQDTVWPSTSYSVKKIPYRKGISIKEPFEEQKHQLKVCRSIRHPIVSTKPKEAQRDQRFINKPYISSNLDNTKTLDIEPFKQKSGHYKTVKETEIGKLNYVPLSETVKCHCGPLSNLSVNLYPKRRYSGIEKSLSINRKPSKRGGVTRRISAQSLLSDRDSTEETQYISPSKRKKDLKMQSILNFCFGWPGAQKKHERSPCKGEISSTAYDPETKEEGLLSPPLPAERRSLTAPFLQDERESQSLADGTFHPEDNLNTLDSPYTGNISNLVQPPEQRSMFQATNNVPLEKLDSESAPVPSGDSILKKLMFCRCGQMPQHGLFPTGDIFQSVTKKTISRPATGMGPCKPEPARECCHREIPDNMNETYWYSNQSVFPTHSSLENIRKQEATRGQFTNTQSYFENSVPAKTVTNELLKEGKRMEMGESGNIRSNMEVDAMHQICAHGMYAATPSEHGGREKTLPEYSIYHPNYCPSCQPAATQKLGTSNDYYNCFKSKQKEPKSSLSIERGFTVDPCLGNRSQCKCSQEIPLPYLEQSIPYEENRATLPKRNDPDLIQDFSQNHCGWKRPAERAGCLGRQSSVWPAGGRGAE; encoded by the exons ATGTCCAGCAAGAACTCAGCATGGTGTGACGTTGCAAATGAATCTGATTTTTATTCTTGTTCCTGGGAAGCAAGCTTTTCACATAGCCATTGTAGCTGCAAAG ATTTAACTGGCTCGGACAGTGAAAGTGATCGTCATTCTTACATTGATACAAATGATCAGTACCATTccctgggagaagagagggaaagAAGCCAAACCACCAATGACTTGACAGAAGCTTTTCTGGTCTCAGGAAACaatcaaaccaacaaaaaaaataacggcagggactatcttttactACAAGggaaaaaatcacaatattcTAGGAGTAGCCAAAAAGAAAAGGCACCAAAATCCATACCACCTTCTACATTTAACAGAAGTCAAACAATTGATCACCCATCTGCAAGTTGTTCAGCACGAGTGCTTCAGTCAAGGTCTGCATTATCATCTCGAAAGGATTTACTTTCCCAAAGTGACCGCCCCCAGCTCTTCATTACTGAGCAACCAATACAGGAGCCAGCCGTTTTCACAATTAAGAAAGCCTACATAGTTAATAAGCTACATCAAAAGCACCCGCCAGCTGATTCTCCTCCAACTTCGAAGTGCAATAAAGCTGTGCAGGCTTCTTTCACTTGTAGAGGGGAAGACCCTGGTGAATGTATTGTTTGTGAATGTTCAAAACGGTCACTATTAAAGGAACAGAGAAACAGAAAACTGGACAAGAAGAAAGCTGCTGTGTTTCATAACACTGAAAGTATTGCCAATCAAGATTTATCTTCTGGTGAACTGGTGAATGGACATTTACATTGTCCTTTGGAAGCAGTGACTGATATACCTGTCAAACCACAGACCTCCAAGCATTGGTGTTTGCCCATTAGTTCATCAACTCTTGTTATATCTCTAGCATTGGAAGCAGGTTATTCAGTTCCATCTGTTTCATTAGCAGGAGCTGAAACAAAATATAGTAGTTCTTCAAAGGTTAGGAAAGTCAGAGGCGATGCAAGTAGACCTGCCTTAGCTTTCAAACTTAGAGAGCCTGAGCTTAACCAATATTTTAACAAGTTGCGTATTTCTATAGTTCCAAATCCTGTGCACTTAGATACTGACACTCGAAAGCAAGCTATTCCGTTTACTGGGCAGGTAGGACTCCAACAAGTCCCAGGTCCTGAAGCCAATCAGCCTCTGGAAACGCAGACCGATTCATCTGATTCTGACATTCCCGGAGCTCAGATAGAACAAGCATCTTCTATATTTAAACCCCCGTCTGCCAAGCAGTTCTTTGTGTCCTCTGAAGATACACAGGATACAGTTTGGCCTTCAACCTCTTATAGTGTTAAAAAAATTCCCTACAGAAAAGGGATATCCATTAAAGAGCCCTTTGAAGAGCAGAAACATCAATTAAAAGTCTGCAGGTCCATAAGACATCCTATCGTGTCTACCAAACCCAAAGAAGCTCAAAGAGATCAAAGATTTATAAACAAACCCTACATCTCTTCCAACCTTGACAACACAAAGACTTTGGATATTGAACCTTTTAAGCAAAAATCTGGTCACTACAAAACTGTGAAAGAAACAGAAATAGGTAAATTGAATTACGTGCCTTTATCAGAAACTGTTAAGTGTCATTGTGGTCCTTTATCTAACTTGAGTGTCAACCTGTATCCAAAGCGGAGATATTCTGGCATTGAGAAATCCCTAAGCATTAACAGAAAACCATCCAAAAGAGGTGGTGTAACACGTAGAATTTCTGCACAGTCTCTGCTAAGTGATAGAGACAGTACTGAGGAGACCCAATACATCTCTCCttccaaaagaaaaaaggatTTGAAGATGCAGAGCATTCTGAACTTTTGTTTTGGGTGGCCGGGGGCACAAAAGAAACATGAGAGGTCACCATGTAAAGGAGAGATCTCTTCCACTGCATATGATCCAGAAACAAAAGAGGAAGGTCTTTTGAGCCCACCTTTACCAGCTGAGAGGAGAAGTCTGACTGCCCCATTTCTCCAAGATGAAAGAGAGAGTCAGAGTCTTGCAGATGGGACATTTCATCCTGAAGACAATTTGAACACCTTGGATTCTCCTTATACTGGGAATATCAGTAATTTAGTACAGCCACCAGAGCAGAGGAGTATGTTTCAGGCCACTAATAATGTACCGTTGGAGAAACTGGACTCTGAGTCTGCCCCAGTTCCTTCTGGAGACTCCATCCTGAAGAAGCTCATGTTTTGCAGATGTGGACAGATGCCACAACATGGACTCTTCCCTACTGGAGATATTTTCCAGTCAGTTACTAAGAAAACCATAAGCCGTCCTGCTACTGGTATGGGACCCTGCAAACCTGAGCCAGCAAGGGAGTGCTGCCATAGAGAAATACCAGATAACATGAATGAAACATACTGGTACAGTAACCAATCTGTATTTCCAACTCATTCATCTTTGGAAAACATACGCAAGCAAGAAGCCACAAGGGGGCAGTTCACTAACACACAGTCTTACTTTGAGAACAGTGTTCCAGCAAAGACGGTGACAAATGAACTCCTAAAAGAAGGGAAGCGAATGGAAATGGGTGAAAGCGGGAATATCAGAAGCAATATGGAAGTTGATGCCATGCATCAAATTTGTGCACATGGCATGTATGCTGCAACACCTTCTGAGCATGGTGGGAGAGAGAAAACACTACCAGAGTATTCCATATATCACCCCAACTATTGCCCATCCTGCCAGCCTGCTGCTACCCAAAAACTAGGCACATCAAATGACTATTATAACTGCTTCAAGTCAAAGCAGAAAGAACCCAAGAGTTCCTTGAGCATAGAGAGAGGGTTTACAGTTGATCCTTGCCTGGGGAATAGGAGCCAATGCAAATGTTCTCAAGAAATCCCCCTTCCCTACCTGGAACAAAGTATCCCGTATGAGGAAAATAGAGCTACACTTCCAAAGAGAAATGACCCAGACCTAATTCAG gATTTTTCACAAAACCATTGTGGCTGGAAAAGACCAGCGGAACGAGCAGGCTGCCTGGGAAGGCAAAGCTCAGTGTGGCCTGCCGGTGGGAGGGGCGCTGAGTGA
- the LOC128846712 gene encoding uncharacterized protein LOC128846712 isoform X1, whose product MRAMSSKNSAWCDVANESDFYSCSWEASFSHSHCSCKDLTGSDSESDRHSYIDTNDQYHSLGEERERSQTTNDLTEAFLVSGNNQTNKKNNGRDYLLLQGKKSQYSRSSQKEKAPKSIPPSTFNRSQTIDHPSASCSARVLQSRSALSSRKDLLSQSDRPQLFITEQPIQEPAVFTIKKAYIVNKLHQKHPPADSPPTSKCNKAVQASFTCRGEDPGECIVCECSKRSLLKEQRNRKLDKKKAAVFHNTESIANQDLSSGELVNGHLHCPLEAVTDIPVKPQTSKHWCLPISSSTLVISLALEAGYSVPSVSLAGAETKYSSSSKVRKVRGDASRPALAFKLREPELNQYFNKLRISIVPNPVHLDTDTRKQAIPFTGQVGLQQVPGPEANQPLETQTDSSDSDIPGAQIEQASSIFKPPSAKQFFVSSEDTQDTVWPSTSYSVKKIPYRKGISIKEPFEEQKHQLKVCRSIRHPIVSTKPKEAQRDQRFINKPYISSNLDNTKTLDIEPFKQKSGHYKTVKETEIGKLNYVPLSETVKCHCGPLSNLSVNLYPKRRYSGIEKSLSINRKPSKRGGVTRRISAQSLLSDRDSTEETQYISPSKRKKDLKMQSILNFCFGWPGAQKKHERSPCKGEISSTAYDPETKEEGLLSPPLPAERRSLTAPFLQDERESQSLADGTFHPEDNLNTLDSPYTGNISNLVQPPEQRSMFQATNNVPLEKLDSESAPVPSGDSILKKLMFCRCGQMPQHGLFPTGDIFQSVTKKTISRPATGMGPCKPEPARECCHREIPDNMNETYWYSNQSVFPTHSSLENIRKQEATRGQFTNTQSYFENSVPAKTVTNELLKEGKRMEMGESGNIRSNMEVDAMHQICAHGMYAATPSEHGGREKTLPEYSIYHPNYCPSCQPAATQKLGTSNDYYNCFKSKQKEPKSSLSIERGFTVDPCLGNRSQCKCSQEIPLPYLEQSIPYEENRATLPKRNDPDLIQDFSQNHCGWKRPAERAGCLGRQSSVWPAGGRGAE is encoded by the exons ATGC gtGCTATGTCCAGCAAGAACTCAGCATGGTGTGACGTTGCAAATGAATCTGATTTTTATTCTTGTTCCTGGGAAGCAAGCTTTTCACATAGCCATTGTAGCTGCAAAG ATTTAACTGGCTCGGACAGTGAAAGTGATCGTCATTCTTACATTGATACAAATGATCAGTACCATTccctgggagaagagagggaaagAAGCCAAACCACCAATGACTTGACAGAAGCTTTTCTGGTCTCAGGAAACaatcaaaccaacaaaaaaaataacggcagggactatcttttactACAAGggaaaaaatcacaatattcTAGGAGTAGCCAAAAAGAAAAGGCACCAAAATCCATACCACCTTCTACATTTAACAGAAGTCAAACAATTGATCACCCATCTGCAAGTTGTTCAGCACGAGTGCTTCAGTCAAGGTCTGCATTATCATCTCGAAAGGATTTACTTTCCCAAAGTGACCGCCCCCAGCTCTTCATTACTGAGCAACCAATACAGGAGCCAGCCGTTTTCACAATTAAGAAAGCCTACATAGTTAATAAGCTACATCAAAAGCACCCGCCAGCTGATTCTCCTCCAACTTCGAAGTGCAATAAAGCTGTGCAGGCTTCTTTCACTTGTAGAGGGGAAGACCCTGGTGAATGTATTGTTTGTGAATGTTCAAAACGGTCACTATTAAAGGAACAGAGAAACAGAAAACTGGACAAGAAGAAAGCTGCTGTGTTTCATAACACTGAAAGTATTGCCAATCAAGATTTATCTTCTGGTGAACTGGTGAATGGACATTTACATTGTCCTTTGGAAGCAGTGACTGATATACCTGTCAAACCACAGACCTCCAAGCATTGGTGTTTGCCCATTAGTTCATCAACTCTTGTTATATCTCTAGCATTGGAAGCAGGTTATTCAGTTCCATCTGTTTCATTAGCAGGAGCTGAAACAAAATATAGTAGTTCTTCAAAGGTTAGGAAAGTCAGAGGCGATGCAAGTAGACCTGCCTTAGCTTTCAAACTTAGAGAGCCTGAGCTTAACCAATATTTTAACAAGTTGCGTATTTCTATAGTTCCAAATCCTGTGCACTTAGATACTGACACTCGAAAGCAAGCTATTCCGTTTACTGGGCAGGTAGGACTCCAACAAGTCCCAGGTCCTGAAGCCAATCAGCCTCTGGAAACGCAGACCGATTCATCTGATTCTGACATTCCCGGAGCTCAGATAGAACAAGCATCTTCTATATTTAAACCCCCGTCTGCCAAGCAGTTCTTTGTGTCCTCTGAAGATACACAGGATACAGTTTGGCCTTCAACCTCTTATAGTGTTAAAAAAATTCCCTACAGAAAAGGGATATCCATTAAAGAGCCCTTTGAAGAGCAGAAACATCAATTAAAAGTCTGCAGGTCCATAAGACATCCTATCGTGTCTACCAAACCCAAAGAAGCTCAAAGAGATCAAAGATTTATAAACAAACCCTACATCTCTTCCAACCTTGACAACACAAAGACTTTGGATATTGAACCTTTTAAGCAAAAATCTGGTCACTACAAAACTGTGAAAGAAACAGAAATAGGTAAATTGAATTACGTGCCTTTATCAGAAACTGTTAAGTGTCATTGTGGTCCTTTATCTAACTTGAGTGTCAACCTGTATCCAAAGCGGAGATATTCTGGCATTGAGAAATCCCTAAGCATTAACAGAAAACCATCCAAAAGAGGTGGTGTAACACGTAGAATTTCTGCACAGTCTCTGCTAAGTGATAGAGACAGTACTGAGGAGACCCAATACATCTCTCCttccaaaagaaaaaaggatTTGAAGATGCAGAGCATTCTGAACTTTTGTTTTGGGTGGCCGGGGGCACAAAAGAAACATGAGAGGTCACCATGTAAAGGAGAGATCTCTTCCACTGCATATGATCCAGAAACAAAAGAGGAAGGTCTTTTGAGCCCACCTTTACCAGCTGAGAGGAGAAGTCTGACTGCCCCATTTCTCCAAGATGAAAGAGAGAGTCAGAGTCTTGCAGATGGGACATTTCATCCTGAAGACAATTTGAACACCTTGGATTCTCCTTATACTGGGAATATCAGTAATTTAGTACAGCCACCAGAGCAGAGGAGTATGTTTCAGGCCACTAATAATGTACCGTTGGAGAAACTGGACTCTGAGTCTGCCCCAGTTCCTTCTGGAGACTCCATCCTGAAGAAGCTCATGTTTTGCAGATGTGGACAGATGCCACAACATGGACTCTTCCCTACTGGAGATATTTTCCAGTCAGTTACTAAGAAAACCATAAGCCGTCCTGCTACTGGTATGGGACCCTGCAAACCTGAGCCAGCAAGGGAGTGCTGCCATAGAGAAATACCAGATAACATGAATGAAACATACTGGTACAGTAACCAATCTGTATTTCCAACTCATTCATCTTTGGAAAACATACGCAAGCAAGAAGCCACAAGGGGGCAGTTCACTAACACACAGTCTTACTTTGAGAACAGTGTTCCAGCAAAGACGGTGACAAATGAACTCCTAAAAGAAGGGAAGCGAATGGAAATGGGTGAAAGCGGGAATATCAGAAGCAATATGGAAGTTGATGCCATGCATCAAATTTGTGCACATGGCATGTATGCTGCAACACCTTCTGAGCATGGTGGGAGAGAGAAAACACTACCAGAGTATTCCATATATCACCCCAACTATTGCCCATCCTGCCAGCCTGCTGCTACCCAAAAACTAGGCACATCAAATGACTATTATAACTGCTTCAAGTCAAAGCAGAAAGAACCCAAGAGTTCCTTGAGCATAGAGAGAGGGTTTACAGTTGATCCTTGCCTGGGGAATAGGAGCCAATGCAAATGTTCTCAAGAAATCCCCCTTCCCTACCTGGAACAAAGTATCCCGTATGAGGAAAATAGAGCTACACTTCCAAAGAGAAATGACCCAGACCTAATTCAG gATTTTTCACAAAACCATTGTGGCTGGAAAAGACCAGCGGAACGAGCAGGCTGCCTGGGAAGGCAAAGCTCAGTGTGGCCTGCCGGTGGGAGGGGCGCTGAGTGA
- the LOC128846975 gene encoding mediator of RNA polymerase II transcription subunit 15-like → MFVTLDQEPVTPKLTQDPEGTQGTSAANVSPSQRLVNIRKRKRRTWDNMFTELQISSHADRAQQNAWRQSMSDMRKAQYEREERWRAESRDEQSKLRAEDDRWRQLADRRQESMLRLLEHQTDMLQRMVELQERQQEQRPPLQPLCNQQPSSPSSIASSPRCPRTWWGGLRPPSHSTPDDCPSIRRLAFNKS, encoded by the exons atgtttgtcaccctggaccaggaaccagtaacccccaaactcacccaagaccctgagggcacacaggggacttctg ctgcaaatgtttcgccttcacagaggctagtgaacattagaaagagaaaacggaggacgtgggacaatatgttcacggagctccagatatcctcccacgctgatagagcacagcagaatgcgtggaggcagtcaatgtcagacatgagaaaagcacaatatgaaagagaggagaggtggcgggctgaatcgcgggatgaacagagcaagttgcgggctgaagatgataggtggcgtcagcttgcagacagaaggcaagagtcgatgctccgtctgctggagcatcaaactgatatgctccagcgtatggttgagctgcaggaaaggcagcaggagcagagaccgccgctacagcccctgtgtaaccaacagccctcctccccaagttccatagcctcctcacccagatgcccaagaacatggtgggggggcctccggccacccagtcactccaccccagatgattgcccaagcatcagaaggctggccttcaataagagttaa